In Streptomyces sp. NBC_01707, a genomic segment contains:
- the pheA gene encoding prephenate dehydratase: MSATRYAYLGPEGTFTEVALRTLPEAATRELVPMVSVPAALDAVRSGAAAAALVPIENSVEGGITATLDELTTGEPLMIYREVLLSITFALLVRPGTKLSDIKTVTAHPAAQPQVRNWMAAHLPEALWESAASNADGARLVQEGRYDAAFAGEFAAATYGLEPLVTEIHDAENAQTRFVLVGRPARPAAPTGADKTSVVIWLGDDHPGALLELLQEFMVRGVNLMLIQSRPTGAGIGNYCFAVDAEGHIADRRVGEALMGLKRICPKVRFLGSYPRAGVAPEDVRPLRAGTSDTDFTDASDWLARNQDGRA, translated from the coding sequence ATGTCCGCCACGCGCTACGCCTATCTCGGTCCCGAAGGCACCTTCACCGAGGTCGCCCTCCGTACGCTCCCGGAAGCCGCCACCCGGGAACTCGTCCCGATGGTCTCCGTGCCGGCGGCTCTGGACGCGGTACGCAGCGGAGCTGCCGCGGCAGCCCTCGTACCGATCGAGAACTCCGTCGAGGGCGGCATCACCGCGACCCTCGACGAGCTGACGACCGGCGAACCGCTGATGATCTACCGCGAGGTGCTGCTCTCCATCACCTTCGCGCTGCTCGTACGGCCCGGCACCAAGCTGTCCGACATCAAGACGGTCACCGCGCACCCGGCCGCGCAGCCACAGGTGCGCAACTGGATGGCGGCCCATCTACCGGAGGCCCTGTGGGAGTCGGCCGCGTCCAACGCGGACGGTGCACGGCTGGTGCAGGAGGGGCGGTACGACGCCGCCTTCGCCGGTGAGTTCGCGGCGGCGACATACGGTCTCGAACCGCTGGTGACGGAGATCCACGACGCGGAGAACGCGCAGACCCGCTTCGTCCTGGTGGGCCGTCCGGCCCGGCCGGCGGCGCCGACCGGTGCGGACAAGACGTCGGTGGTCATCTGGCTGGGCGACGACCACCCCGGTGCGCTGCTCGAGCTCCTCCAGGAGTTCATGGTGCGGGGGGTGAACCTGATGCTGATCCAGTCACGGCCGACGGGTGCGGGCATCGGGAACTACTGCTTCGCAGTGGACGCCGAGGGGCACATCGCGGACCGCAGGGTCGGCGAGGCGTTGATGGGTCTGAAGCGGATCTGCCCGAAGGTGCGGTTCCTCGGTTCGTATCCGCGGGCCGGAGTGGCGCCGGAGGACGTGCGGCCGCTGCGCGCGGGGACGTCGGACACGGACTTCACGGACGCCTCGGACTGGCTGGCCCGGAATCAGGACGGCCGGGCCTGA
- the serS gene encoding serine--tRNA ligase, which translates to MIDLRLLREDPDRVRASQRARGEDVALVDALLSADERRRSSGVRFDELRSEQKALGKLIPKASPEERTELLKKAEQLKADVKAADAEQDEADAEAKSLLLQLGNIVHEDVPVGGEEDFVVLETHGTIRDFGAEGFEPKDHLELGEALGAIDVERGAKVSGSRFYYLTGVGALLELALVNAAIAQATEAGFIPMLTPALVRPRAMEGTGFLGQAAENVYHLEKDDYYLVGTSEVPLAAYHMDEIIDADKLPLRYAGFSPCFRREAGTYGKDTRGIFRVHQFDKVEMFSYVDPADAEAEHRRLLDWEKQWLTGLELPFQVIDVATGDLGSSASRKFDCEAWIPTQGKYRELTSASNCDGFQARRLSVRMREGKKVQPLSTLNGTLCAVPRTIVAILENHQLADGSVRVPEMLRPYLGGREVLEPVAK; encoded by the coding sequence GTGATTGACCTTCGCCTGCTCCGTGAGGACCCCGACCGTGTTCGCGCCTCCCAGCGCGCCCGTGGAGAGGACGTCGCGCTCGTCGACGCCCTTCTCTCCGCCGACGAACGGCGCAGGTCGTCCGGTGTCCGCTTCGACGAACTCCGCTCCGAGCAGAAAGCGCTCGGCAAGCTCATCCCCAAGGCTTCGCCCGAGGAGCGCACCGAGCTGCTCAAGAAGGCCGAGCAGCTGAAGGCCGACGTCAAGGCCGCCGACGCGGAACAGGACGAGGCGGACGCGGAGGCCAAGAGCCTGCTGCTGCAGCTCGGCAACATCGTCCACGAGGACGTGCCGGTCGGCGGCGAGGAGGACTTCGTCGTTCTCGAGACGCACGGCACCATCCGTGACTTCGGTGCCGAGGGCTTCGAGCCCAAGGACCACCTGGAGCTCGGCGAGGCACTCGGCGCCATCGACGTGGAGCGCGGCGCCAAGGTCTCCGGCTCGCGCTTCTACTACCTCACGGGTGTCGGCGCGCTGCTGGAGCTCGCCCTCGTCAACGCTGCGATCGCGCAGGCCACCGAGGCCGGGTTCATCCCGATGCTGACGCCGGCGCTTGTTCGCCCGCGCGCCATGGAGGGCACCGGATTCCTCGGCCAGGCCGCGGAGAACGTGTACCACCTGGAGAAGGACGACTACTACCTGGTCGGCACCTCCGAGGTCCCGCTCGCCGCGTACCACATGGACGAAATCATCGACGCGGACAAGCTGCCGCTGCGGTACGCCGGCTTTTCGCCGTGCTTCCGCCGCGAGGCCGGTACGTACGGCAAGGACACCCGGGGCATCTTCCGGGTTCACCAGTTCGACAAGGTCGAGATGTTCTCGTACGTCGACCCGGCGGACGCCGAGGCCGAGCACCGGCGTCTCCTCGACTGGGAGAAGCAGTGGCTCACCGGTCTTGAGCTGCCGTTCCAGGTGATCGATGTGGCCACCGGCGACCTGGGGTCCTCGGCCTCCCGGAAGTTCGACTGCGAGGCGTGGATCCCCACCCAGGGCAAGTACCGCGAGCTGACGTCCGCGTCGAACTGCGACGGTTTCCAGGCGCGTCGCCTCTCCGTCCGGATGCGCGAGGGCAAGAAGGTTCAGCCGCTCTCCACCCTGAACGGCACGCTCTGCGCCGTACCGCGCACCATTGTGGCGATCCTGGAGAACCACCAGCTGGCCGACGGTTCGGTGCGGGTGCCCGAGATGCTCCGTCCGTACCTGGGCGGGCGTGAGGTTCTGGAGCCGGTCGCCAAGTGA
- the efeB gene encoding iron uptake transporter deferrochelatase/peroxidase subunit, giving the protein MSSANSKRGSNNKSGTGNANSKPGTDAGAEAATGDLSRRRLLGGVGAAGAAGLVLGAAGGATGYAATRSDEPTALTTIGTARAMFHGKHQPGITTPLQARGHLVAFDLAPGAGRKEAAALMRRWSAVAQRLMAGEPTAGGSADGTTHDTGIALDAGPSSLTVTFGFGHTFFERTGLVAHRPPGLDPLPPFSSDRLDPKRSGGDLWVQIGADDALVAFHALRAIQKESTPAARVRWQMNGFNRTPGATAEPMTARNLMGQIDGTGNPKPSESDFDRRIFVPSHTAEGDDAKYGWLAGGSYAVVRRIRMLLDDWEKLPLDRQERVIGRRKTDGAPLSGGTETTEMDLDKAGPDGKLLIPDNAHARISSPERNSGAAMLRRPFSYHDGIATDGTPDAGLLFICWQADPLKGFVPVQRKLDRGDALSPFVRHEASGLFAVPGGAAEGEYVGQRLLES; this is encoded by the coding sequence ATGAGCAGCGCGAACAGCAAGCGCGGCTCGAACAACAAGAGCGGTACGGGCAACGCGAACAGCAAGCCCGGCACGGACGCCGGAGCCGAAGCCGCCACGGGGGACCTCTCCCGGCGACGGCTGCTCGGCGGTGTCGGCGCGGCCGGCGCGGCCGGACTGGTGCTGGGCGCGGCGGGCGGCGCGACAGGTTACGCCGCGACCCGCTCCGACGAGCCGACCGCGCTGACGACGATCGGCACGGCCCGGGCCATGTTTCACGGGAAACATCAACCGGGGATCACCACTCCGCTTCAGGCGCGCGGTCATCTCGTCGCGTTCGATCTGGCACCCGGCGCGGGACGGAAGGAAGCCGCCGCCCTGATGCGCCGATGGTCCGCCGTGGCCCAGCGGCTGATGGCCGGCGAACCCACCGCCGGCGGCAGTGCGGACGGCACGACACACGACACCGGGATCGCGCTGGACGCCGGGCCGTCCTCGCTGACCGTCACCTTCGGCTTCGGGCACACCTTCTTCGAACGCACGGGCCTGGTAGCCCATCGGCCGCCGGGGCTGGACCCGCTGCCGCCGTTCTCCTCCGACCGGCTCGACCCCAAGCGCTCGGGCGGCGATCTCTGGGTGCAGATCGGTGCCGACGACGCCCTCGTCGCCTTCCACGCATTGCGCGCCATCCAGAAGGAGTCCACCCCGGCGGCCAGGGTGCGCTGGCAGATGAACGGCTTCAACCGCACCCCCGGCGCCACGGCCGAGCCGATGACCGCCCGCAACCTGATGGGCCAGATCGACGGCACCGGCAACCCGAAACCGTCGGAGAGCGACTTCGACCGTCGCATCTTCGTCCCGTCGCACACGGCGGAGGGCGACGACGCGAAATACGGCTGGCTGGCCGGTGGCTCCTACGCAGTCGTGCGCCGGATCAGGATGCTGCTCGACGACTGGGAGAAGCTCCCGCTGGACCGGCAGGAGCGGGTCATAGGGCGGCGCAAGACGGACGGTGCACCGTTGAGCGGTGGCACCGAGACCACCGAGATGGACCTCGACAAGGCGGGGCCCGACGGCAAGCTGCTGATCCCGGACAACGCCCACGCCCGGATCTCCTCCCCCGAGAGGAACAGCGGCGCGGCGATGCTGCGGCGCCCCTTCTCGTACCACGACGGCATCGCGACGGACGGCACTCCGGACGCCGGGCTGCTGTTCATCTGCTGGCAGGCGGACCCGCTGAAGGGGTTCGTGCCGGTACAGCGCAAGCTCGACCGGGGAGACGCGCTGTCGCCGTTCGTCCGGCACGAGGCGAGCGGCCTGTTCGCGGTGCCGGGCGGCGCGGCGGAAGGGGAGTACGTGGGTCAGCGGCTGCTGGAGTCGTGA